A single genomic interval of Lewinellaceae bacterium harbors:
- a CDS encoding beta-galactosidase: protein MPARKIPPASILFAILSAILCAWGCNRQPVPPQLSGEVKPYKGKPTIHINGRPESPVLYALTDVPGGRWSWEEVPQHNISAFCVQGVRLYQLDIFLEHLWFENGSFSVEAAQKQVRGVREVCPEAGIFFRFHLNSPKWWMDQYPEENVVYDKAEPSPDEHIGLSRILEADPRNPVRSSMASEKWRSAASEKLKLFCELFSQTPEGNALTGIQVAYGVYGEWHQWGIINYEADFSRPMAGHFRSWLRSKYNSVEELQTAWGDPAITFEAVSVPNTEERAVTTAGIFRHPVKDRKVIDYYECQHELVADNIIHFCKVVKENWPRPIIAGAFYGYFFSVFHRQAAAGHLALQKVLQSEYIDYLSGPQAYYPENGYHAGEPYRSRSLIYSIFLNGKLWLDEYDQQPRRSWPYLGEKDNRQVYEKTVTENVSMIRRNMLFPLLKGQGLWLYDFGLAGMHLNPENDKNIQSGAGGYWDNPVYMENIGKAKAIADQFLHEEFTSAADVLAVYDTESILYLPSTVNRKCPVTHQQINWTTLALYYSGALFDPIHIDDLGKVDISSYKAVVFFNVFVLSDADREAIKTKIAGENRHLIWMYAPGYVKGNEISPSFVSDITGISLDTLSFCPRPSLTIEPGFAEAPEQKAWGDYAPLFFIRDKEAKVLGQFAGLNQPGFGYKKLPEHTSWYMGVPISDPLVFRKIFEQANVNFYAPVKDVVYGGGNLLMIHSVKEGVKEFEKNGQRFEIEFDEAPATKVIDIRSGRVILE from the coding sequence ATGCCCGCTAGAAAGATACCGCCCGCATCCATTTTATTCGCCATCCTTTCGGCCATACTTTGCGCTTGGGGATGCAACAGGCAGCCAGTCCCCCCTCAGCTATCCGGCGAAGTCAAACCCTATAAAGGCAAACCCACCATACACATCAACGGAAGGCCCGAATCTCCGGTACTCTACGCCTTAACCGATGTGCCGGGCGGGCGGTGGTCCTGGGAAGAAGTGCCTCAACACAATATCAGCGCATTTTGCGTTCAGGGCGTCCGGTTGTATCAATTGGACATTTTTTTAGAGCATTTATGGTTTGAGAACGGCAGCTTTAGTGTTGAAGCGGCCCAAAAACAAGTTCGCGGAGTACGGGAGGTTTGCCCGGAGGCCGGCATTTTTTTCCGGTTCCATCTCAATAGCCCGAAATGGTGGATGGATCAATATCCGGAAGAAAATGTCGTTTATGACAAGGCCGAGCCAAGCCCCGATGAACACATTGGGTTAAGCAGAATACTCGAAGCCGACCCCAGAAACCCCGTCCGCTCCAGCATGGCCTCTGAAAAATGGCGCAGCGCTGCATCGGAAAAATTGAAACTTTTTTGCGAGTTATTTTCTCAAACCCCGGAAGGCAATGCATTGACAGGAATTCAGGTAGCCTACGGCGTGTATGGAGAGTGGCACCAGTGGGGAATCATAAATTATGAGGCCGATTTCAGCCGGCCCATGGCCGGCCATTTCAGGTCGTGGCTGAGATCGAAATATAATAGCGTGGAAGAACTGCAAACGGCCTGGGGAGATCCGGCCATCACCTTCGAGGCCGTTTCGGTGCCAAATACCGAAGAGCGCGCCGTCACAACGGCAGGAATATTCCGCCATCCGGTAAAAGATCGCAAGGTCATCGACTATTATGAGTGCCAGCATGAATTGGTAGCCGACAACATCATTCACTTCTGCAAGGTGGTCAAGGAAAATTGGCCTCGCCCGATCATTGCAGGCGCTTTTTACGGCTATTTCTTTTCCGTTTTCCACCGGCAGGCCGCCGCCGGGCATTTGGCCCTGCAGAAGGTATTGCAATCGGAATACATAGATTATTTAAGCGGCCCCCAGGCTTATTATCCCGAAAATGGCTATCATGCCGGAGAACCTTACCGGTCCAGAAGCCTCATTTATTCCATTTTTTTAAATGGAAAATTGTGGCTGGACGAATACGACCAGCAGCCCCGCCGTTCCTGGCCCTACCTGGGGGAGAAGGACAACCGCCAGGTTTATGAAAAGACGGTCACGGAAAACGTCTCCATGATCCGGCGCAATATGTTGTTTCCTTTACTGAAAGGGCAAGGGCTTTGGTTGTATGATTTTGGGCTGGCGGGCATGCACCTGAATCCGGAAAACGACAAAAACATACAATCGGGCGCCGGCGGGTATTGGGACAACCCCGTTTATATGGAAAACATCGGGAAGGCAAAGGCCATTGCCGATCAGTTCCTGCACGAGGAATTTACATCGGCTGCCGACGTGCTTGCCGTTTACGATACCGAAAGCATCCTTTACCTTCCAAGCACGGTCAATCGCAAATGCCCCGTAACCCATCAGCAAATCAACTGGACGACACTTGCCCTGTATTATTCCGGTGCCCTGTTCGACCCCATCCACATCGACGACCTCGGCAAAGTAGACATCTCCTCCTATAAGGCAGTTGTCTTTTTTAATGTATTTGTCCTGAGCGATGCGGACAGGGAGGCCATCAAAACGAAAATCGCCGGGGAAAACCGGCATTTGATTTGGATGTACGCGCCTGGGTATGTCAAGGGCAATGAAATAAGCCCCTCCTTCGTATCGGACATCACGGGTATCAGTTTGGATACCTTGTCTTTTTGCCCAAGGCCCAGCCTCACAATAGAGCCGGGATTTGCGGAGGCGCCTGAACAAAAAGCCTGGGGAGATTACGCCCCCTTGTTTTTCATCCGCGATAAAGAGGCAAAGGTACTTGGGCAATTTGCCGGCCTGAACCAGCCGGGATTCGGATACAAAAAGTTGCCGGAACACACTTCCTGGTACATGGGCGTGCCCATTTCAGATCCTCTCGTTTTCAGGAAAATCTTTGAGCAGGCGAATGTCAATTTCTACGCTCCGGTTAAAGATGTCGTTTACGGCGGAGGAAATCTGTTGATGATCCATTCCGTGAAAGAAGGAGTCAAAGAGTTTGAGAAAAACGGCCAACGATTTGAGATTGAATTCGACGAGGCGCCTGCTACGAAGGTGATCGATATCCGCAGTGGCAGGGTGATTCTGGAGTAA
- a CDS encoding endo-1,4-beta-xylanase has protein sequence MKLPLCILAICLMSAGAHAQDAYHTALQNSLQNDFGLPAGNWLLNNTETANLNADYWYGDISGNNQAASGQAFSQKVRIVVNSSGANQWDSGYGIQNRQPVNSGSACLLAVWLRSEGGAGRVSLFIQNSSTYENEAYLTFSPPNQWTQFLVPFDANQTYAPGGLTIGLHLAWMPQTVEIGGLAVLDYGTSLPLDALPSQTNNDKYGGWEPDAPWRAEAAQRIEQIRKANLTVRVEDADGAPIPNAAITVEMLQHDYAFGSAVVSRLFAGNNGHNPTYESKLLDLDGRGHGFNWVVFENALKWPGWEQNWITPKPQTASAVQWLRNHGIKIRGHNLVWPGWSNLPPDIQANQNDPDYIKNRINSHIEEIVTYPGIAGNIAEWDVLNEITTNRDLEYALQGQPGYITGREIYPEIFQKLALVDPDTKTYINDYVTISQGNTGGGLYDLKKQFAREIIDAGVQLDGIGFQGHIGGFPTSIYDVYNILEDFYLTFGTTAKITEYDTNETVDDELAATYLRDFLTVVFSHESTDGFMMWGFWDGAHWHGNAPLFYQNWALKPAGEAFIDLVFNEWWTEENGQTDANGEFSLRGFKGAYKITVDCGDEVLADTFELRNDMVVVKSGSELVSGSAAISDAPDFRIFPNPAHDVLHIERTEGPAAEVFIYDAAGRLVLQQKMIAPKIAIPLRFGKGVFQVVAEAEGQRAVKMIVVQ, from the coding sequence ATGAAACTTCCCTTATGCATATTGGCAATTTGCCTGATGAGCGCCGGCGCCCATGCGCAGGATGCCTACCATACTGCGCTTCAGAACAGCCTGCAAAACGACTTCGGCCTTCCCGCCGGCAACTGGCTGCTCAACAACACGGAAACAGCCAACCTGAATGCCGATTATTGGTACGGCGACATCAGCGGCAATAACCAGGCGGCATCCGGCCAGGCATTTTCTCAAAAAGTGAGAATCGTCGTCAACAGCAGCGGCGCCAACCAATGGGACTCCGGCTACGGCATACAGAACAGACAGCCCGTCAATTCGGGCAGCGCCTGCCTGCTGGCCGTCTGGCTGCGCTCGGAAGGCGGCGCCGGGCGGGTGAGCCTGTTCATACAAAACTCGTCGACCTACGAAAATGAAGCTTACCTCACCTTTAGCCCTCCCAACCAATGGACGCAATTCCTGGTGCCTTTCGACGCCAACCAAACCTACGCGCCCGGCGGCCTCACGATCGGCCTTCACCTGGCCTGGATGCCGCAAACGGTAGAAATAGGCGGGCTGGCCGTCCTCGATTATGGCACGAGCCTGCCGCTGGATGCCCTGCCCAGCCAAACCAATAACGACAAATACGGAGGCTGGGAACCCGATGCCCCCTGGCGCGCCGAAGCGGCTCAACGCATCGAGCAGATCAGAAAGGCAAACCTGACCGTGCGGGTGGAAGATGCCGATGGCGCTCCAATCCCCAATGCTGCCATAACCGTGGAAATGCTGCAACACGACTATGCCTTCGGCTCGGCGGTAGTTTCCCGGCTGTTCGCCGGCAACAACGGCCATAACCCCACCTACGAATCCAAATTGCTCGACCTCGACGGCCGGGGGCACGGCTTCAACTGGGTGGTTTTCGAAAACGCCCTGAAGTGGCCGGGGTGGGAACAAAACTGGATAACGCCCAAACCCCAGACGGCCAGTGCCGTACAGTGGCTCCGCAACCACGGCATCAAGATCAGAGGGCACAACCTCGTCTGGCCAGGCTGGAGCAACCTGCCGCCCGACATACAAGCCAATCAAAACGACCCCGATTACATCAAAAACCGCATCAACAGCCACATCGAGGAGATCGTCACCTATCCCGGCATCGCCGGCAATATTGCTGAATGGGACGTGCTCAACGAGATCACCACCAACCGCGACCTGGAGTACGCCCTGCAGGGGCAGCCGGGCTACATCACCGGCCGGGAAATCTACCCCGAGATTTTCCAAAAACTGGCGTTGGTGGACCCCGACACCAAAACGTACATCAACGATTATGTGACCATCAGCCAGGGCAACACGGGCGGAGGATTGTACGACCTTAAAAAACAGTTCGCCCGGGAAATCATCGATGCGGGCGTGCAACTCGACGGCATTGGCTTCCAGGGCCACATCGGCGGCTTCCCCACTTCCATCTACGACGTGTACAACATTTTAGAGGACTTTTACCTCACTTTCGGCACTACCGCCAAGATCACCGAATACGACACCAACGAGACCGTCGACGACGAACTCGCCGCCACTTACCTTCGCGATTTCCTGACCGTCGTCTTCAGCCACGAAAGCACCGACGGCTTTATGATGTGGGGCTTCTGGGACGGCGCCCACTGGCACGGCAATGCCCCTCTGTTCTACCAGAACTGGGCGCTCAAACCAGCCGGCGAGGCCTTCATCGACCTGGTTTTCAACGAATGGTGGACAGAAGAGAACGGGCAAACAGATGCCAATGGGGAGTTCAGCCTGCGCGGCTTCAAAGGCGCCTATAAAATCACCGTCGACTGCGGCGATGAGGTGCTGGCCGACACCTTCGAGCTGCGCAATGATATGGTGGTTGTAAAATCAGGCAGCGAACTGGTTTCCGGCAGCGCCGCCATTTCTGATGCGCCGGATTTTCGCATTTTCCCCAACCCGGCGCATGATGTCCTGCATATTGAAAGAACAGAAGGCCCGGCGGCGGAAGTCTTTATTTACGATGCAGCGGGCAGGCTGGTTTTACAGCAAAAAATGATTGCTCCAAAGATCGCCATCCCGCTCCGGTTTGGAAAGGGCGTTTTCCAGGTGGTGGCGGAAGCGGAGGGGCAGAGGGCAGTGAAAATGATCGTGGTTCAGTAA